A portion of the Flavobacterium limnophilum genome contains these proteins:
- a CDS encoding hybrid sensor histidine kinase/response regulator transcription factor: MKRNIIVAFFSLVSGLCLAQPFGFLKHFTADAKLSQSRILDIQQDEKGFIWLGTYIGLIRYDGNTFQNYEVQQRGKLNLSSNRVSSFKFDKNGRIWIKSEKDEIYYFDTQNLSYHSPLEGYSKKYSNNSFKQFRLASSGRVWLFSDDKNDAVAFETDKRIRLISFDSAKLQGGKVQEVYEDDIGTTWFLTSKGICRLNKEATVPEYFFFNMSRSLGKSCSYFSIMETKEELWFGGAGGKLTRYSKQSNTFFDVQLEFNADISKIKYIRGGKVLIQTKTQDIACYDIKTAKLEVYNSKTFAGFPDQDIKYLGLTHSRYFWFETTALGVYRFDLVSRKLKHLQVDSSDLTTAGISRKTFLITAPDGSIWMQPRGGALSYWDKKQDKLFSISHYMNESTEVVSDMMHAAVFDRLGNLWFCSYRQGLDLMNFDKKNFSTLKLDLSQGRKKNNVRSLMADKNGNLWVASRTDKITIIDSKKRKIGILGSDGTLSSGSPGWGADIYNMFQDNRGRIWVGTRGNGLYCLIPTGQAFNYKVIHYKKKESDRYSISSDDVYRVFQASSGQIYVATWGGGVNFIRESNAKIQFVNYRNELKNYPIKSADRVRSIVEDKNRQLFFISSSKLFSFSGKNQPANQIKFQELPQVSGNDILDILVTSGNKLALATNGKGMLLADLNQKGELKVQSFGEETIGFPIDGVVSMQEDRLGKIWLMGSNQMVRFDPKNNSSETFPELKSHIGNEIFSEATKCRLPNGEIVSGYSNGAVVFNPENIKPFRFKPYLAITSFTVNNKELHEINTETPNNPDLIRGVTLEHDQNFFRIQFSALDYIKNENIVYRYKLEGVDKQWNYIKGGQSINYTNLSRGKYTLLISSTNDHNLWVNNERRIEIAILPSIWWTNSAFICYLLLAIGTFFVIRRTFSTILKLRNDVQIEKQVSELKLKFFTDISHEIRTPLTMITAPVEKMLSDIDIPDSVKTQLQGIERNSNRLLNLVNQILDLRRIQNRKLEVKAIDLGDFVTKIGENFREISIQSQIHLKINIMAASPVIWADADSLDKILVNLISNAFKYCQKGDTIEVVVDQTDKQVVLKINDNGPGINPAVKKRLFIRFSNYNENPNNPSTGIGLSIVKDLADKHGASIVVDSMTGKGSSFQLCFLKGYNHFDDDVDILFEESENPLIDDGEKGDNEPVATIEEEMGEGKPVGLIVEDDPELRDFIVAVLEEEYTVYVAKNGVEGHLKAESVSPDFIISDIMMPQMDGIEMLKLIRNNIATSHIPVILLSAKTAIESKLEGLEYGADDYITKPFNVSFLKARIKNILEQRLLLQNLYSTGNIAEISKKEPLQISNKDHKFMFQVIQFVKENMAKSDFSVDELGKLMYMSRASFFNKLKSITGVSPVVFIRDMRLNAAAELVKNEDMLIKEICFEVGFNDLKYFGKCFKTKFNATPAEYRQLHR, from the coding sequence TTGAAAAGAAATATAATTGTTGCTTTTTTCTCTCTGGTTTCCGGATTGTGTTTGGCTCAACCCTTTGGGTTTTTGAAACATTTTACTGCAGATGCAAAATTAAGCCAGTCCCGTATTTTGGATATTCAACAAGATGAAAAAGGATTCATTTGGTTAGGCACTTATATTGGATTAATTCGGTATGATGGAAATACTTTTCAAAATTATGAAGTACAGCAAAGAGGGAAACTTAATTTGTCGTCCAATCGAGTTTCGAGTTTTAAATTTGACAAAAACGGACGAATCTGGATCAAGTCTGAAAAAGACGAAATCTATTATTTTGACACCCAAAACCTAAGTTATCATTCTCCCCTGGAAGGGTATTCAAAAAAGTATTCCAATAATTCATTTAAACAATTTAGACTGGCGTCTTCAGGTAGAGTGTGGTTGTTTTCTGATGACAAAAATGATGCAGTCGCTTTTGAAACAGACAAGAGAATAAGGCTGATTTCTTTTGATTCGGCTAAACTTCAAGGCGGTAAAGTACAGGAAGTGTATGAAGATGACATAGGTACGACTTGGTTTTTGACAAGCAAAGGTATTTGTAGGTTAAATAAAGAGGCAACGGTACCCGAGTATTTCTTTTTCAATATGTCCAGGTCTTTAGGGAAGTCTTGTTCCTATTTTTCGATTATGGAGACCAAAGAGGAACTATGGTTTGGAGGAGCTGGCGGTAAACTAACACGTTATTCTAAACAGTCCAATACTTTTTTTGATGTTCAATTAGAATTTAACGCTGATATTAGCAAAATAAAATATATAAGAGGTGGTAAAGTTTTAATTCAGACCAAGACACAAGATATTGCTTGTTATGATATAAAGACAGCTAAACTAGAGGTTTATAACAGCAAGACATTTGCGGGATTTCCCGATCAGGATATTAAGTATTTGGGATTGACCCATTCGAGATATTTTTGGTTTGAGACCACGGCTTTGGGAGTGTATCGATTTGATTTGGTTAGCCGAAAGTTAAAACATTTACAAGTGGATTCCAGTGACCTTACTACAGCGGGCATATCAAGAAAAACGTTTCTAATTACGGCTCCTGATGGAAGTATTTGGATGCAACCAAGGGGTGGTGCATTATCTTATTGGGACAAAAAACAAGATAAATTATTTTCGATATCACATTACATGAACGAATCCACGGAAGTAGTTTCTGATATGATGCATGCAGCGGTATTTGATAGATTAGGAAATTTATGGTTTTGTTCTTATCGACAAGGTTTGGATTTAATGAATTTTGACAAAAAGAATTTTTCCACATTAAAATTGGACCTATCCCAAGGCAGAAAAAAAAATAATGTTAGAAGCCTAATGGCAGATAAAAACGGCAATCTTTGGGTGGCCAGTCGTACAGACAAAATTACAATAATTGATTCCAAGAAAAGGAAGATAGGAATTCTGGGGTCTGACGGTACCTTGTCTAGCGGTAGCCCAGGTTGGGGCGCCGATATTTACAACATGTTCCAGGACAATAGAGGAAGAATTTGGGTAGGCACAAGAGGAAATGGATTGTATTGTCTCATCCCAACTGGGCAGGCATTTAATTACAAAGTAATTCATTATAAAAAGAAAGAGTCTGATCGTTACAGTATTAGCTCTGATGATGTTTATAGAGTTTTTCAGGCTAGTTCGGGGCAAATTTACGTGGCTACTTGGGGAGGAGGAGTAAATTTTATTCGAGAATCCAATGCTAAAATTCAGTTTGTTAATTATAGAAATGAATTGAAAAATTACCCCATAAAGTCTGCCGACAGGGTTCGTTCGATTGTTGAAGATAAAAATCGTCAATTGTTTTTTATTTCTTCATCCAAGCTGTTTTCTTTTTCTGGAAAAAATCAACCTGCAAACCAGATAAAATTTCAAGAACTTCCACAGGTTTCAGGAAATGATATTCTGGATATTCTGGTGACTTCCGGAAATAAATTAGCATTGGCAACCAATGGAAAAGGAATGTTGCTGGCTGATTTGAATCAAAAAGGGGAGTTGAAAGTCCAGTCTTTTGGAGAGGAGACGATAGGTTTTCCTATTGATGGCGTTGTGTCGATGCAGGAGGATCGATTGGGGAAAATATGGCTTATGGGAAGCAATCAAATGGTGCGATTTGATCCCAAGAATAATTCTTCGGAGACTTTTCCGGAATTGAAATCCCATATTGGAAACGAAATATTCTCTGAAGCTACAAAATGTCGCCTGCCTAATGGAGAAATTGTCTCGGGCTATTCTAATGGCGCGGTGGTTTTCAATCCTGAAAATATAAAACCTTTTAGATTTAAACCCTATTTGGCAATAACGAGTTTTACCGTCAATAATAAAGAGTTGCATGAAATAAATACTGAAACACCAAATAATCCTGATTTAATAAGAGGAGTTACTTTGGAACACGACCAGAATTTTTTTAGAATCCAATTTTCAGCTTTGGATTACATTAAAAACGAAAACATTGTTTACCGTTATAAATTAGAAGGTGTTGACAAACAATGGAACTACATAAAAGGCGGTCAGTCCATTAATTACACAAATTTAAGTCGAGGAAAATACACACTTTTGATATCCTCAACCAACGATCATAATTTGTGGGTGAATAATGAGAGAAGAATTGAAATTGCAATATTACCCTCGATATGGTGGACAAATTCCGCTTTTATTTGTTATCTACTGTTGGCTATTGGTACTTTTTTTGTCATTAGGCGTACTTTTTCGACAATCCTGAAATTGCGTAACGATGTTCAAATAGAGAAACAGGTTTCTGAATTGAAGCTGAAATTTTTTACTGATATTTCGCACGAAATACGAACTCCGCTTACCATGATTACCGCACCGGTTGAGAAAATGCTGTCCGATATTGATATTCCCGATTCGGTTAAAACGCAACTTCAAGGAATTGAAAGGAATAGTAATCGACTGTTGAATTTGGTAAATCAAATTTTGGATTTAAGGCGAATCCAAAATAGAAAATTGGAAGTTAAAGCCATTGATTTAGGCGATTTTGTCACCAAAATAGGTGAAAATTTCAGGGAAATAAGTATTCAAAGCCAGATTCATCTGAAAATAAACATAATGGCTGCTTCGCCGGTTATATGGGCCGATGCAGATAGTTTGGACAAGATTTTGGTAAACCTAATTTCAAATGCTTTCAAGTATTGTCAAAAAGGAGATACAATAGAAGTGGTTGTGGACCAAACCGACAAGCAGGTTGTATTAAAGATTAATGATAATGGTCCCGGTATTAATCCTGCCGTTAAAAAACGACTGTTCATACGTTTTTCCAATTACAATGAAAATCCAAACAATCCCAGTACGGGTATTGGACTTTCGATTGTCAAAGATTTAGCCGATAAACATGGCGCAAGTATCGTGGTGGACAGCATGACTGGCAAAGGAAGTAGTTTTCAACTTTGTTTTTTAAAAGGGTACAATCATTTTGACGATGATGTGGATATTTTATTTGAAGAATCCGAAAATCCACTAATCGATGATGGTGAAAAAGGAGATAACGAGCCTGTTGCAACGATAGAAGAAGAAATGGGAGAAGGAAAACCAGTTGGACTGATTGTGGAAGACGATCCCGAATTGAGGGATTTTATTGTTGCTGTATTGGAAGAGGAATATACTGTTTATGTGGCAAAAAATGGTGTCGAGGGGCATTTGAAAGCCGAAAGTGTATCGCCCGATTTCATCATTAGTGACATCATGATGCCTCAAATGGATGGTATAGAAATGCTCAAGTTAATCAGGAATAACATTGCCACGAGCCACATTCCAGTGATTTTGCTTAGTGCAAAAACAGCTATTGAAAGTAAATTGGAAGGGTTGGAATACGGAGCCGATGATTATATAACCAAGCCGTTTAATGTAAGTTTTTTAAAGGCAAGGATAAAGAATATTTTGGAACAGCGCTTGCTCCTTCAAAATTTGTATTCTACGGGTAATATTGCTGAAATTTCGAAAAAAGAACCCTTGCAAATTTCAAACAAGGATCATAAGTTCATGTTTCAGGTGATTCAATTTGTAAAGGAAAATATGGCTAAATCAGATTTCTCGGTGGATGAATTAGGAAAATTAATGTATATGTCACGAGCCAGTTTCTTTAATAAGCTTAAAAGCATAACGGGAGTTTCCCCTGTGGTATTTATTCGTGACATGCGATTGAATGCAGCCGCAGAGCTGGTTAAAAACGAAGACATGTTGATAAAGGAAATATGTTTTGAAGTAGGATTCAATGATTTGAAATATTTTGGCAAATGTTTCAAAACCAAATTCAATGCCACTCCTGCTGAATATCGCCAGTTGCATCGCTAG
- a CDS encoding sodium:solute symporter family transporter — protein sequence MNELQPADYVVFLIYFVLVSAYGMYIYKNKKHAATSSKEYFLAEGSLTWWAIGASLIASNISAEHFIGMSGSGFALGLAIASYEWMAAATLILVAVFLLPVYLKNRIFTMPQFLAKRYNDTVSTIMAIIWLLIYVFVNLTSIIYLGALAISSIAPISFEFCVMGLSLFSIIVTLGGMKVIGYTDIFQVVVLILGGLVTTYLSLTLLSEQFGFGKDILKGLSIIADEAPGHLHMIFDKSNPHYIELPGISVLIGGMLINNLAYWGCNQYIVQRALGADLKTARKGILFAAFLKLLVPVIAVLPGIAMYVMHQNGMFQAEMVDAAGVIKPDQAYPTLMNLLPAGLKGVALAALTAAVVASLAGKANSISTIFSLDIYKKFFNKKASDRKLVITGRWVVIISMFIAALVAPALKSLDQAYQFIQEYVGFFSPGVLAIFLLGMFWKKTTASAGLAGALLTVPIAAVLKFLPVWTNGFFPDYPFLDRMTISFFAIVFLMVSISLLNPESEEQHEAHAIEVDKSMFKVSSEFIVGSFIISGILVALYTIFW from the coding sequence ATGAATGAATTACAACCCGCAGATTACGTCGTTTTTCTGATATATTTCGTGCTGGTCTCGGCCTACGGAATGTATATTTACAAGAACAAGAAACACGCAGCTACTAGTTCCAAAGAATATTTCTTGGCCGAAGGATCGCTCACTTGGTGGGCAATCGGAGCCTCATTGATTGCCTCCAATATTTCTGCAGAGCATTTTATCGGGATGAGCGGTTCCGGATTTGCATTGGGATTGGCTATTGCTTCCTATGAATGGATGGCAGCCGCGACACTAATCTTGGTAGCCGTATTTCTTTTGCCGGTATATCTCAAAAACAGGATATTCACGATGCCGCAATTTTTGGCAAAAAGATACAACGACACCGTGAGCACCATCATGGCTATCATTTGGTTGTTGATTTATGTGTTTGTAAACCTGACGTCCATCATCTATTTGGGGGCATTGGCGATTTCGTCCATAGCACCAATTAGCTTCGAATTTTGCGTGATGGGATTGAGTTTGTTCTCCATCATCGTCACTTTGGGAGGAATGAAGGTAATCGGTTATACCGATATTTTTCAAGTGGTTGTATTGATTCTAGGTGGTTTGGTCACCACATATTTGTCGTTGACCTTGTTGTCGGAGCAATTTGGGTTTGGCAAAGACATTCTCAAAGGATTATCCATTATTGCCGACGAAGCGCCTGGTCATCTGCACATGATATTCGACAAATCAAATCCTCATTATATTGAATTACCCGGAATTTCAGTATTGATAGGAGGGATGCTCATTAATAATTTGGCCTATTGGGGCTGCAACCAATACATCGTGCAACGGGCTTTGGGAGCTGATTTGAAAACAGCCCGAAAAGGGATTTTGTTCGCTGCTTTCCTGAAATTGTTGGTTCCCGTAATTGCAGTTTTGCCCGGTATTGCGATGTATGTAATGCACCAAAACGGAATGTTTCAGGCCGAAATGGTGGATGCCGCAGGGGTGATAAAACCGGATCAAGCCTATCCAACATTGATGAATTTATTGCCCGCTGGATTAAAAGGAGTTGCCTTGGCCGCTTTGACGGCTGCAGTTGTGGCTTCTTTGGCAGGGAAAGCCAACAGTATTTCCACGATTTTTTCTTTGGACATCTATAAAAAGTTTTTCAACAAAAAGGCATCCGACAGAAAATTGGTGATTACCGGAAGATGGGTCGTGATCATTTCGATGTTTATTGCCGCACTCGTGGCTCCAGCATTGAAATCATTGGATCAGGCGTATCAGTTTATACAGGAATATGTGGGTTTCTTTTCGCCGGGAGTGCTGGCCATTTTCTTGTTGGGAATGTTTTGGAAGAAGACCACGGCTTCGGCAGGACTTGCCGGTGCCTTGCTGACCGTGCCCATTGCGGCGGTATTGAAGTTTCTTCCCGTTTGGACCAATGGTTTCTTCCCGGATTATCCTTTCTTGGATCGAATGACTATTTCTTTCTTTGCAATTGTATTCCTGATGGTGTCCATCAGTCTCTTGAATCCTGAATCCGAAGAGCAACATGAAGCACACGCAATTGAAGTGGATAAATCCATGTTTAAAGTGTCGTCTGAATTTATTGTCGGTTCGTTCATTATTAGCGGAATATTGGTGGCTTTATATACCATTTTTTGGTAG
- a CDS encoding glycoside hydrolase family 28 protein yields the protein MMKKSIIALIVFCVSLSAVAQKIYDVKKYGAKGDGKTNDAVAIQKAIDACSKTGGRVLFSAPFTFLTGPFNVKSGIDLHVEAGAKLLASPDERLYTKSAFRSNPGEGTIWIGGENIENFSISGTGKIDGNGISFMGEELEDSYVLKPFVGLDPRPHVLTIIGGKNIRIRDIHIGNSAYWTVHLVGCNDVVISGITLLNSLKVRNSDGIDLDHSKNVRISDCYIESGDDCICLKNRREFEEFGACENITVTNCTMTSSSCAIKIGSENMDAIRQVVFNNCIIKNSNRGVGIQNRDEGTVSDVIFSNIIIESHLTTDTWWGKAEPIYVTAYRRAKGNHKDANWRFPKGATEGKVGKISNILFSNIQCSSENGVYVSAESKDKIDNIVFDNVNVFIDKTTNNPGGVYDRRPSELEGFVKGSTSGFYFDAAQSMKMQNCSVQWGKNKPDYFAHAVESKNVDSLLINNLEGQSAFPDKLEAVKKQ from the coding sequence ATGATGAAAAAATCTATTATTGCCCTAATTGTTTTTTGTGTCTCACTAAGTGCGGTAGCCCAAAAAATATATGATGTCAAAAAATATGGAGCCAAAGGAGACGGCAAAACCAATGATGCCGTTGCCATCCAAAAAGCAATAGATGCCTGCAGTAAAACTGGCGGTCGAGTATTATTTTCCGCTCCGTTTACCTTTTTGACGGGACCCTTCAACGTGAAATCGGGAATCGATTTGCATGTCGAAGCGGGAGCCAAACTATTGGCCAGTCCTGACGAAAGACTGTACACCAAAAGTGCTTTTCGCTCGAATCCCGGAGAAGGCACCATCTGGATTGGTGGCGAAAACATCGAAAATTTCAGCATCAGCGGAACGGGGAAAATTGATGGAAACGGCATTTCTTTCATGGGCGAAGAACTGGAAGATTCTTATGTTTTGAAACCTTTCGTGGGTTTGGATCCAAGACCTCATGTATTGACGATTATTGGCGGAAAAAACATCAGGATAAGAGATATTCACATAGGAAACTCGGCTTATTGGACGGTTCATCTTGTGGGTTGCAACGATGTGGTAATTAGCGGAATTACTTTGCTGAACAGCCTGAAAGTCCGCAACAGCGACGGCATTGATTTGGATCATTCCAAAAATGTGCGCATCAGCGATTGTTATATCGAAAGCGGGGACGATTGCATTTGCCTAAAAAACCGAAGAGAATTCGAAGAGTTTGGTGCTTGCGAAAACATAACGGTTACCAATTGCACGATGACCAGCAGCAGTTGCGCAATAAAAATTGGTTCCGAAAACATGGACGCCATCAGGCAAGTCGTGTTCAATAATTGCATCATAAAAAACAGCAATCGCGGAGTTGGGATTCAAAATCGGGACGAAGGAACAGTAAGCGACGTGATTTTTTCCAACATAATTATCGAAAGTCATTTGACCACCGACACTTGGTGGGGAAAGGCGGAACCCATTTATGTCACGGCATATCGCAGGGCAAAAGGCAACCACAAAGATGCCAATTGGCGTTTTCCAAAGGGAGCGACGGAAGGGAAAGTGGGCAAAATCAGCAACATCCTTTTCTCGAATATTCAATGCAGCAGTGAGAATGGCGTTTATGTGAGTGCCGAATCCAAAGATAAAATTGATAATATCGTGTTTGACAACGTCAATGTTTTTATTGACAAAACCACGAACAATCCCGGTGGTGTTTACGATCGTCGTCCCTCGGAATTGGAGGGTTTTGTAAAAGGGAGCACTTCCGGTTTTTATTTTGATGCCGCCCAAAGCATGAAAATGCAAAACTGCTCCGTGCAATGGGGAAAAAACAAACCCGATTATTTTGCCCACGCCGTCGAAAGCAAGAATGTCGATTCTTTGCTTATCAATAATCTTGAAGGACAGTCTGCTTTTCCAGATAAATTGGAAGCGGTGAAAAAACAATAA
- a CDS encoding beta-glucosidase, translating into MKKIYSLVFLLSLITITSFAQQNISYKNPDLPIEQRVNDLVSKMTLDEKISQLMDSSPAIERLGIPEYNWWNESLHGVARAGYATVFPQSISIASSWDRQLIFDVANVISDEARAKHHEYLRRGQHGMYQGLTFWSPNVNIFRDPRWGRGHETYGEDPYLTGQLGLKYVNGLQGTDEKYLKVIATAKHYAVHSGPEPSRHLFNAETSDIDLYETYLPAFRTLVKEGHVYSVMGAYNRFRGESASASPFLFHILRNDWGFNGYIVSDCGAVTDIWKYHKITSDAASASALAVKEGLDLECGSCFQSLKEAIDKKLLTEADIDITLKRLFTARFKLGMFDPEEMVPYAQIPYSVNNNSAHDYLARVASQKSIVLLKNQNQTLPLSKNIKTVAVIGPNANDVQSLWGNYSGIPSNPITVLKGIQNKLEPNAKVLYAKGTDLAKGVPEMKVIPSIYFQNENGTQGLTAEYFDNSKWEGKPLFTRTDDNIDFHWDIDTPDPRMKMGNYSVKWTSYLVAPKTGTYNISEWSKPFMTIEIEGGKTSGGKNNHHPRIRPQKMELEAGKRYKIEVKYQNFYGDAIAQLLWTEPQENVLQEAAQVANQADAIILVLGLNERLEGEEMKVEADGFEGGDRTSLNLPSNQEELLKAMTATGKPVILVLINGSALSINWANDHVPAILTAGYPGQQGGNAIADVLFGDYNPAGRLPVTYYKSVDQLPAFENYDMKGRTYRYFDKKPLYPFGFGLSYTQFKYSNLQIPANINPEKDFEISVDVTNTGDRDGDEVAELYLKDEKASTPRPIVQLEGFERINLKKGESKTVRFTITPRQLSLINKKGQRAIEPGWFTIAVGGKQPDGSNDIQSARFKISGQPILLEK; encoded by the coding sequence ATGAAAAAAATATATTCCTTGGTATTTCTTCTAAGCCTAATAACAATAACCTCATTTGCACAACAAAACATATCCTACAAAAATCCTGATTTACCAATTGAACAGCGTGTAAACGACTTGGTCTCCAAGATGACCCTGGACGAAAAAATCAGCCAATTGATGGATTCTTCACCTGCCATAGAACGGCTTGGCATTCCAGAATACAATTGGTGGAACGAATCCTTGCACGGTGTTGCCCGCGCTGGATATGCCACTGTTTTTCCACAATCCATTTCGATCGCGTCCTCTTGGGATCGTCAATTAATTTTTGATGTTGCCAATGTCATTTCCGATGAAGCCCGTGCCAAACACCACGAATATTTGAGACGTGGACAACACGGTATGTACCAAGGATTGACGTTTTGGTCACCTAATGTCAATATTTTCCGTGATCCACGCTGGGGTCGTGGTCATGAAACCTACGGCGAAGATCCTTATCTCACCGGCCAATTAGGGCTTAAATACGTCAACGGCCTTCAAGGCACTGACGAGAAATACCTTAAAGTAATAGCCACGGCCAAACATTATGCCGTGCATTCGGGTCCGGAACCCTCGCGTCATCTATTCAATGCCGAAACCAGCGACATCGATCTTTACGAAACTTACCTTCCCGCTTTCCGAACTTTGGTAAAAGAAGGCCATGTTTATTCCGTAATGGGAGCCTACAACCGTTTCAGGGGAGAATCCGCCAGTGCAAGTCCCTTTTTATTCCATATTCTTAGAAACGACTGGGGATTTAATGGCTATATCGTATCCGATTGTGGCGCTGTCACGGATATTTGGAAATACCACAAAATCACCAGCGATGCTGCTTCTGCTTCTGCTTTGGCCGTGAAAGAAGGGTTGGATTTGGAGTGTGGAAGCTGTTTTCAATCATTAAAAGAAGCCATTGATAAAAAACTGCTCACTGAAGCCGATATCGATATTACCCTAAAACGTTTGTTCACGGCCCGTTTCAAACTAGGCATGTTCGACCCAGAAGAAATGGTACCCTACGCCCAAATTCCATACTCGGTAAACAACAATTCGGCTCACGACTATCTAGCTCGCGTGGCTTCGCAAAAAAGCATTGTGCTGTTGAAAAACCAAAATCAAACACTTCCGCTTTCCAAAAACATAAAAACTGTTGCCGTGATTGGGCCAAACGCCAATGATGTGCAGTCCTTATGGGGAAATTACAGCGGTATTCCGAGCAATCCAATCACCGTTTTAAAAGGAATCCAAAACAAATTGGAACCCAATGCCAAAGTACTTTATGCAAAAGGAACTGATTTGGCAAAAGGAGTTCCCGAAATGAAAGTTATCCCGTCCATTTATTTTCAAAATGAAAACGGCACACAAGGCTTGACAGCCGAATACTTCGACAATTCGAAATGGGAAGGAAAACCGCTTTTTACCCGTACAGATGACAATATCGATTTCCATTGGGACATTGACACTCCAGATCCTCGCATGAAAATGGGAAATTACAGCGTGAAATGGACCAGTTATCTCGTGGCTCCAAAAACGGGAACGTACAACATTTCGGAATGGTCGAAACCCTTTATGACCATTGAAATTGAAGGTGGAAAAACTTCTGGCGGAAAAAACAATCACCATCCGCGCATTCGTCCACAAAAAATGGAATTGGAAGCTGGAAAAAGATACAAAATAGAGGTTAAATACCAAAACTTCTACGGTGATGCCATAGCCCAACTATTGTGGACCGAACCGCAAGAAAACGTACTACAAGAAGCTGCCCAAGTGGCCAATCAAGCGGACGCCATAATCCTGGTATTGGGATTAAACGAACGTTTGGAAGGGGAAGAAATGAAGGTAGAAGCAGATGGTTTTGAAGGTGGAGACCGCACCAGCCTCAATTTACCATCCAATCAGGAAGAACTGCTGAAAGCCATGACAGCAACCGGAAAACCCGTTATTTTGGTTTTAATAAACGGAAGTGCGCTTTCCATCAATTGGGCCAATGACCATGTTCCTGCCATTCTAACTGCCGGATATCCGGGTCAACAAGGCGGAAATGCCATTGCCGACGTGCTTTTTGGCGATTACAATCCAGCTGGTCGATTGCCTGTCACTTATTACAAATCCGTGGACCAACTTCCCGCTTTCGAAAACTATGACATGAAAGGGCGCACCTACCGTTATTTCGATAAAAAACCGCTTTACCCTTTTGGATTTGGCTTGAGTTATACCCAATTCAAATACAGTAACCTGCAAATTCCTGCGAATATCAATCCTGAAAAAGATTTTGAAATATCGGTTGACGTAACCAATACCGGTGACCGTGACGGAGACGAAGTAGCTGAATTGTATCTAAAAGACGAAAAAGCATCTACTCCACGCCCTATCGTGCAACTGGAAGGTTTTGAGCGCATCAATCTAAAAAAAGGCGAGTCAAAAACGGTTCGTTTCACAATCACGCCAAGACAACTCTCCTTAATTAACAAAAAAGGCCAGCGCGCCATAGAACCCGGATGGTTTACTATCGCCGTGGGTGGAAAACAACCCGATGGTTCGAACGACATACAAAGTGCCCGATTTAAGATTTCAGGCCAACCAATACTACTCGAAAAATAG
- a CDS encoding SDR family oxidoreductase — MKNDFSLNGKVIVVTGATGILGEAFVNAIADAGGIVGVLGRNEKIANERVAAIENQGGEAMALIADVTNEQDLINAREKILAKYGKIDGLVNAAGGNIPEAIIEPEQDVFQLNMKALQEVMNLNLFGTILPTQVFGEAIKNGGTGSIVNISSVVADHAVSRVLGYSLGKSAIDSYTKWFALELGNRFGDKIRMNSIAPGFFLAEQNRTLLTKPDGSLTDRGNLIIQNTPFSRFGNPEELTGALVWLLSDASKFVSGTKITVDGGFSVNSGV; from the coding sequence ATGAAAAACGATTTTTCATTAAATGGAAAAGTGATAGTGGTAACTGGAGCCACCGGAATATTGGGAGAAGCATTTGTCAACGCTATTGCCGATGCAGGTGGAATTGTGGGTGTTTTGGGGAGAAATGAAAAAATCGCCAACGAAAGAGTGGCTGCAATCGAGAATCAAGGAGGCGAAGCTATGGCATTGATTGCAGACGTGACCAATGAACAAGACCTGATAAATGCCCGTGAAAAAATATTGGCAAAATACGGAAAAATAGACGGATTGGTCAATGCTGCCGGAGGAAACATTCCCGAAGCCATAATTGAGCCGGAACAAGATGTTTTTCAATTGAATATGAAGGCATTGCAAGAAGTGATGAACCTGAATTTATTTGGAACCATTTTGCCGACACAAGTTTTTGGCGAAGCCATAAAAAATGGCGGAACGGGCAGTATCGTGAATATTTCGTCTGTTGTCGCGGATCATGCAGTATCAAGAGTATTGGGATATAGTTTGGGGAAATCAGCGATTGATTCCTATACCAAATGGTTTGCGTTGGAATTAGGAAATAGATTTGGCGATAAAATTCGAATGAATTCCATTGCGCCTGGATTTTTTCTAGCCGAACAAAACAGAACACTCTTGACCAAACCTGATGGAAGTTTGACCGATAGAGGGAATTTGATCATTCAAAACACACCTTTCAGCCGTTTTGGAAATCCAGAGGAACTTACGGGAGCTTTGGTTTGGCTATTGAGTGATGCTTCCAAATTCGTTTCAGGAACAAAAATCACCGTAGATGGAGGTTTTTCGGTGAATAGCGGAGTATAG